The following are from one region of the Sorghum bicolor cultivar BTx623 chromosome 2, Sorghum_bicolor_NCBIv3, whole genome shotgun sequence genome:
- the LOC110432919 gene encoding uncharacterized protein LOC110432919 isoform X2, translating to MCGAPTAPFPSVPALNDDCHFFLHFEYWIFQTLKIESLGQSNSCTHLQHFSMLPKAIFLLWIQRLASLADLGTTFCQSCIDHLPSAVHHFSV from the exons ATGTGCGGCGCACCGACGGCCCCCTTCCCCTCCGTTCCCGCGCTG AATGATGATTGCCATTTTTTCCTTCACTTTGAATATTGGATCTTCCAAACTTTGAAGATTGAGAGTTTGGGTCAATCAAATTCTTGCACCCACCTTCAGCATTTTAGCATGCTACCGAAGGCTATCTTTTTATTGTGGATTCAGAG GTTGGCCTCCCTTGCCGACCTAGGGACAACATTTTGTCAATCCTGTATAGACCACCTTCCAAGTGCAGTTCATCATTTCA GTGTTTAA
- the LOC110432243 gene encoding uncharacterized protein LOC110432243 isoform X1: protein MESEPPQRWAATYTKQVKQKRKAYQDGALLLYPSSGRLVLLDDAGDTLESRFLRSSEEISAGAALSFQAHLVDVGEPEDGPATYTSSSAPASAAAGSRNARRGGAARARPPSSGRVFPPRVPRTFVNPSKSHGCGDGGQGEAAGSGRADVAESKFQEWTALYTAQLTQRAKKYHDGLVRLVQIGPQAKQIVLLDEDAQVLCSRHLKSGESIESGKKCHFSNYLVDICEAKNQNKEHTSEESMVHTKPMNGKSTSNKMGMGALSKSQKFISPHKFHDLENTDSEVAASSGKQETDNAEAVSADQPGSLIEADSDFKEWNALYTTQLTQKAKKYHDGIIRLMQIGSHARQIVLLDEYGEELGSRYLKSVESVESGKRFQMPNYLIDVCEFRNQKNEPRHSSKEALSQTGLRNEENTSDKQSGKSKSPKFVSPFKCQDLRKRHWESTTSSNRPQIGPTSSNLDAPPNFNDPWSKSDCNVNRRANCSESAFGIMDDPLKFSHIQRATATNPCPAFGQLSSTRDLPQFHDLQAGCPRSFDRREVGKSTFGNMDHSVRTASQILSIMKPPAEVRISQSAPSGQAHSVASSVSRTAFDVNCRKNSVVDDSNRSFGGRETSGLSHFATQLRSSIQCCLNLETLPRKNSVRDHQWNESSGNNYSTYDDPNIRRPAAFEGLGLAMVDTLASNMPNAKGQKLDSSNQHSGSSSDNVLVMNIVTDTGFQDGGSGTADQPTTQNSSTDGTFDDPPSTSAYTLTCKDPKIQALIDDCPSFDLGF from the exons ATGGAGTCGGAGCCGCCGCAGCGGTGGGCGGCGACGTACACGAAGCAGGTGAAGCAGAAGCGAAAGGCCTATCAGGACGGTGCCCTCCTCCTGTACCCCTCCTCAGGCCGTCTCGTCCTCCTCGACGACGCCGGCGATACCCTAGAGTCCAGATTCCTCCGCTCCAGCGAGGAAATCTCCGCGGGGGCCGCACTCTCCTTCCAGGCCCACCTCGTCGACGTCGGCGAGCCCGAGGACGGCCCCGCCACGTATACATCCTCCTCCGCCCCCGCCTCCGCCGCTGCTGGTTCCAGGAACGCGCGCCGCGGCGGTGCCGCCAGGGCGCGCCCTCCGAGCTCGGGGAGGGTGTTCCCGCCACGCGTGCCCCGCACGTTTGTGAACCCGTCGAAGAGCCACGGCTGCGGTGATGGAGGCCAAGGTGAAGCAGCGGGCTCTGGTAGAGCCGATGTGGCGGAATCCAAGTTCCAAG AGTGGACCGCGCTTTACACCGCCCAGCTGACTCAGAGGGCGAAAAAGTACCATGATGGCTTGGTGAGGCTTGTGCAAATTGGTCCGCAAGCAAAGCAG ATTGTTTTGCTCGATGAAGATGCCCAAGTACTGTGCAGCAGGCATCTCAAGTCAGGGGAATCCATTGAAAGTGGGAAGAAGTGCCATTTTTCTAATTATCTGGTAGATATTTGTGAGGCCAAAAATCAGAATAAAG AGCATACCTCAGAGGAATCTATGGTGCACACAAAACCAATGAATGGGAAGAGTACAAGTAACAAGATGGGAATGGGTGCATTGAGTAAATCTCAGAAATTTATTAGTCCACATAAATTTCATG atcttgagaacacTGACTCAGAAGTCGCTGCTAGCTCTGGCAAGCAAGAGACTGACAATGCTGAAGCAGTGTCTGCTGACCAACCAGGGAGCCTTATCGAAGCAGATTCAGATTTCAAAG AATGGAATGCCTTGTATACCACCCAACTAACTCAAAAGGCAAAGAAATACCATGATGGCATCATAAGGCTCATGCAAATTGGCTCACACGCAAGGCAG ATTGTTTTGCTGGATGAATATGGTGAAGAGCTTGGCAGCAGATACCTCAAGTCAGTTGAATCTGTTGAAAGTGGGAAGagattccagatgcctaactatcttattgatgtcTGTGAGTTTAGAAATCAGAAGAATG AGCCTAGACACTCTTCGAAGGAGGCTTTGAGTCAGACAGGACTGAGAAATGAAGAGAATACAAGTGACAAACAGAGTGGAAAAAGTAAATCACCAAAGTTTGTTAGTCCATTCAAGTGCCAAG ATCTTCGGAAGCGTCACTGGGAAAGCACTACAAGCTCCAATAGGCCACAGATTGGCCCAACTTCCAGTAACTTGGATGCTCCACCAAATTTCAATG ATCCTTGGAGTAAATCAGACTGCAATGTCAATAGAAGGGCTAACTGTAGTGAATCAGCATTTGGTATCATGGATGATCCGCTTAAATTTAGTC ACATACAGAGGGCCACAGCTACCAATCCTTGTCCTGCATTTGGCCAATTAAGTTCTACCAGGGATCTGCCACAGTTTCATG ATCTTCAGGCAGGATGCCCCAGGAGTTTTGACAGGAGAGAGGTTGGCAAATCAACTTTTGGTAACATGGATCATTCAGTACGAACTG CATCCCAAATACTTTCCATCATGAAGCCCCCAGCAGAAGTCAGAATTTCCCAAAGCGCTCCATCTGGACAAGCACATTCAGTGGCATCTTCTGTGTCAAGGACTGCTTTTGATGTGAATTGTAGAAAAAACTCAGTGGTTGATGATTCAAACAGATCATTTGGTGGTAGGGAGACCTCTGGATTATCTCACTTTGCTACCCAGCTTCGTTCATCCATACAATGTTGTTTGAACTTAGAAACTCTGCCACGAAAGAACTCAGTAAGGGATCATCAATGGAATGAATCATCAGGAAAcaattattcaacttatgatgATCCAAACATCAG GAGACCAGCTGCTTTTGAGGGTCTGGGTTTGGCCATGGTAGATACCTTAGCATCTAACATGCCCAATGCAAAAGGACAGAAACTAGATTCAAGCAATCAGCACTCTGGAAGTTCTAGTG ATAATGTGCTAGTTATGAACATTGTGACAGACACAGGATTTCAAGATGGCGGAAGTGGAACAGCAGACCAG CCAACCACACAGAACAGTTCAACGGATGGGACATTTGATGACCCCCCATCGACATCTGCTTACACCCTGACATGTAAAGACCCCAAGATCCAGGCACTAATTGATGATTGCCCTTCTTTTGACCTTGGCTTCTAA
- the LOC110432243 gene encoding uncharacterized protein LOC110432243 isoform X2, with protein MESEPPQRWAATYTKQVKQKRKAYQDGALLLYPSSGRLVLLDDAGDTLESRFLRSSEEISAGAALSFQAHLVDVGEPEDGPATYTSSSAPASAAAGSRNARRGGAARARPPSSGRVFPPRVPRTFVNPSKSHGCGDGGQGEAAGSGRADVAESKFQEWTALYTAQLTQRAKKYHDGLVRLVQIGPQAKQIVLLDEDAQVLCSRHLKSGESIESGKKCHFSNYLVDICEAKNQNKEHTSEESMVHTKPMNGKSTSNKMGMGALSKSQKFISPHKFHDLENTDSEVAASSGKQETDNAEAVSADQPGSLIEADSDFKEWNALYTTQLTQKAKKYHDGIIRLMQIGSHARQIVLLDEYGEELGSRYLKSVESVESGKRFQMPNYLIDVCEFRNQKNEPRHSSKEALSQTGLRNEENTSDKQSGKSKSPKFVSPFKCQDLRKRHWESTTSSNRPQIGPTSSNLDAPPNFNDPWSKSDCNVNRRANCSESAFDIQRATATNPCPAFGQLSSTRDLPQFHDLQAGCPRSFDRREVGKSTFGNMDHSVRTASQILSIMKPPAEVRISQSAPSGQAHSVASSVSRTAFDVNCRKNSVVDDSNRSFGGRETSGLSHFATQLRSSIQCCLNLETLPRKNSVRDHQWNESSGNNYSTYDDPNIRRPAAFEGLGLAMVDTLASNMPNAKGQKLDSSNQHSGSSSDNVLVMNIVTDTGFQDGGSGTADQPTTQNSSTDGTFDDPPSTSAYTLTCKDPKIQALIDDCPSFDLGF; from the exons ATGGAGTCGGAGCCGCCGCAGCGGTGGGCGGCGACGTACACGAAGCAGGTGAAGCAGAAGCGAAAGGCCTATCAGGACGGTGCCCTCCTCCTGTACCCCTCCTCAGGCCGTCTCGTCCTCCTCGACGACGCCGGCGATACCCTAGAGTCCAGATTCCTCCGCTCCAGCGAGGAAATCTCCGCGGGGGCCGCACTCTCCTTCCAGGCCCACCTCGTCGACGTCGGCGAGCCCGAGGACGGCCCCGCCACGTATACATCCTCCTCCGCCCCCGCCTCCGCCGCTGCTGGTTCCAGGAACGCGCGCCGCGGCGGTGCCGCCAGGGCGCGCCCTCCGAGCTCGGGGAGGGTGTTCCCGCCACGCGTGCCCCGCACGTTTGTGAACCCGTCGAAGAGCCACGGCTGCGGTGATGGAGGCCAAGGTGAAGCAGCGGGCTCTGGTAGAGCCGATGTGGCGGAATCCAAGTTCCAAG AGTGGACCGCGCTTTACACCGCCCAGCTGACTCAGAGGGCGAAAAAGTACCATGATGGCTTGGTGAGGCTTGTGCAAATTGGTCCGCAAGCAAAGCAG ATTGTTTTGCTCGATGAAGATGCCCAAGTACTGTGCAGCAGGCATCTCAAGTCAGGGGAATCCATTGAAAGTGGGAAGAAGTGCCATTTTTCTAATTATCTGGTAGATATTTGTGAGGCCAAAAATCAGAATAAAG AGCATACCTCAGAGGAATCTATGGTGCACACAAAACCAATGAATGGGAAGAGTACAAGTAACAAGATGGGAATGGGTGCATTGAGTAAATCTCAGAAATTTATTAGTCCACATAAATTTCATG atcttgagaacacTGACTCAGAAGTCGCTGCTAGCTCTGGCAAGCAAGAGACTGACAATGCTGAAGCAGTGTCTGCTGACCAACCAGGGAGCCTTATCGAAGCAGATTCAGATTTCAAAG AATGGAATGCCTTGTATACCACCCAACTAACTCAAAAGGCAAAGAAATACCATGATGGCATCATAAGGCTCATGCAAATTGGCTCACACGCAAGGCAG ATTGTTTTGCTGGATGAATATGGTGAAGAGCTTGGCAGCAGATACCTCAAGTCAGTTGAATCTGTTGAAAGTGGGAAGagattccagatgcctaactatcttattgatgtcTGTGAGTTTAGAAATCAGAAGAATG AGCCTAGACACTCTTCGAAGGAGGCTTTGAGTCAGACAGGACTGAGAAATGAAGAGAATACAAGTGACAAACAGAGTGGAAAAAGTAAATCACCAAAGTTTGTTAGTCCATTCAAGTGCCAAG ATCTTCGGAAGCGTCACTGGGAAAGCACTACAAGCTCCAATAGGCCACAGATTGGCCCAACTTCCAGTAACTTGGATGCTCCACCAAATTTCAATG ATCCTTGGAGTAAATCAGACTGCAATGTCAATAGAAGGGCTAACTGTAGTGAATCAGCATTTG ACATACAGAGGGCCACAGCTACCAATCCTTGTCCTGCATTTGGCCAATTAAGTTCTACCAGGGATCTGCCACAGTTTCATG ATCTTCAGGCAGGATGCCCCAGGAGTTTTGACAGGAGAGAGGTTGGCAAATCAACTTTTGGTAACATGGATCATTCAGTACGAACTG CATCCCAAATACTTTCCATCATGAAGCCCCCAGCAGAAGTCAGAATTTCCCAAAGCGCTCCATCTGGACAAGCACATTCAGTGGCATCTTCTGTGTCAAGGACTGCTTTTGATGTGAATTGTAGAAAAAACTCAGTGGTTGATGATTCAAACAGATCATTTGGTGGTAGGGAGACCTCTGGATTATCTCACTTTGCTACCCAGCTTCGTTCATCCATACAATGTTGTTTGAACTTAGAAACTCTGCCACGAAAGAACTCAGTAAGGGATCATCAATGGAATGAATCATCAGGAAAcaattattcaacttatgatgATCCAAACATCAG GAGACCAGCTGCTTTTGAGGGTCTGGGTTTGGCCATGGTAGATACCTTAGCATCTAACATGCCCAATGCAAAAGGACAGAAACTAGATTCAAGCAATCAGCACTCTGGAAGTTCTAGTG ATAATGTGCTAGTTATGAACATTGTGACAGACACAGGATTTCAAGATGGCGGAAGTGGAACAGCAGACCAG CCAACCACACAGAACAGTTCAACGGATGGGACATTTGATGACCCCCCATCGACATCTGCTTACACCCTGACATGTAAAGACCCCAAGATCCAGGCACTAATTGATGATTGCCCTTCTTTTGACCTTGGCTTCTAA
- the LOC8055578 gene encoding uncharacterized protein LOC8055578, which yields MAAAEARAAWQRAANRCLVQEDAKRAPKLACCPPPLQPHDASDGSPPSPQDLHSPTFMPINWNLMNSSLPMETQWWLQLQPNFGCQAALARDHLNYVGGDAAEKKMEGLAAPVSKLEDVQAKNAADPFEPPWIVSMASMKQTPETGLEELKNLAFYTPVSLKCKGNANNCIYEDKESAEFKAFDPLFPKKPQKEHCEMHAPWEQTKKSQPWWQVADVDGLASLVAERAMENIINNDLPRPTQTVRVHGAEVKGRENKDDYGLPALSVGKEPDPVHDTMEYSYSVSSTTNDTYSSDGGRWQQHQRNNVPGDAQDSDGSTINTPGSKPTYQNASERAKLLDALRHSQTRAREAEIAAKKAYDEKDHVIKLLFRQASHLFACKQWLKMLQLENICLQLRFKEHQIATMFPDLPWMVVKEKVAPSQEHNDGTRKKGRRPNRKGGLCNAVAFAVGVGLVGAGLLLGWTLGWLLP from the exons ATGGCGGCCGCCGAAGCGAGGGCTGCCTGGCAACGCGCCGCCAACCGCTGCCTGGTCCAGGAGGATGCCAAGCGAGCTCCCAAGCTGGCCTGCTGCCCGCCGCCCCTGCAACCGCACGACGCGAGCGATGGAAGCCCTCCGAGTCCGCAAGACCTCCATTCCCCTACATTTATGCCCATCAACTGGAACCTGATGAACTCCAGTCTGCCCATGGAAACCCAGTGGTGGCTCCAGTTGCAGCCCAACTTTGGGTGCCAGGCAGCCCTTGCTAGGGACCACCTCAACTATGTAGGTGGGGACGCCGCTGAGAAGAAAATGGAGGGTTTAGCAGCGCCTGTATCCAAACTTGAGGATGTCCAAGCAAAGAATGCTGCAGATCCTTTTGAGCCTCCGTGGATCGTTTCGATGGCTTCCATGAAGCAAACACCTGAGACGGGTTTGGAGGAGTTGAAGAATCTTGCTTTCTATACCCCAGTGAGCCTCAAGTGCAAAGGAAATGCCAACAACTGTATTTACGAGGATAAAGAGTCTGCAGAGTTCAAAGCTTTTGATCCTCTGTTTCCTAAGAAGCCGCAAAAGGAACACTGTGAAATGCATGCCCCTTGGGAACAAACCAAGAAATCTCAGCCATGGTGGCAAGTAGCTGATGTCGATGGTTTGGCTTCCCTTGTCGCTGAAAGAGCAATGGAAAACATTATTAACAATGATCTACCAAGACCCACTCAGACAGTCCGTGTTCATGGAGCTGAAGTGAAGGGTCGTGAAAACAAGGATGATTACGGGCTGCCTGCTCTTTCTGTGGGCAAAGAGCCAGATCCTGTACATGACACTATGGAGTATAGCTACAGTGTTTCAAGCACCACCAATGACACGTATTCTTCTGATGGGGGACGTTGGCAACAACATCAAAGAAATAATGTGCCCGG GGATGCACAGGATTCTGATGGTTCCACCATCAATACACCAGGCAGCAAGCCAACATATCAGAATGCTTCCGAGAGGGCCAAGCTACTAGATGCTCTCCGTCATTCACAAACACGTGCTAGGGAAGCTGAGATAGCTGCCAAGAAAGCCTATGACGAGAAAGACCATGTCATCAAGCTATTGTTCCGTCAGGCCTCACACCTCTTTGCATGCAAGCAGTGGTTGAAAATGTTGCAGCTGGAAAACATATGCCTTCAGCTCAGGTTCAAAGAACACCAGATAGCAACCATGTTCCCGGACCTTCCCTGGATGGTGGTGAAGGAAAAGGTAGCACCTTCTCAAGAGCACAATGACGGGACTAGGAAGAAAGGCAGAAGGCCAAACAGGAAAGGTGGCCTCTGCAATGCCGTTGCATTTGCTGTTGGTGTTGGTCTTGTTGGTGCTGGATTGCTTCTTGGCTGGACTCTTGGGTGGCTACTGCCGTAG
- the LOC8055579 gene encoding THO complex subunit 6 yields the protein MAAAAAQSHPASMDARGWDEASYRRGILRARDLSSRTLFRAVFFDHSDDPDPDVLLAAASSDGSLASFSLSTCISAGSAASQVETAAVLVDPVCIVQAHSGPAYDVRFYPDPQQPLLFSCGDDGRIRGWRWHEMQSCLVPLSLQGDHLEPALDLVNPQHEGPWGARSPIPENNAIAINKQDGSILAAAGDACAYCWDVETGKCKITFKGHADYLHSVAVRESNRQVVTGSEDGTARIWDCRSGKCMQVIHPVKSKAFDSSWVSCVAIDASESWLACGTSSGISVWSLLSNECIFNLDCHAPVQDLLFDKNQILAVGAEPVLSRLTINGTVLSQIKCAPQSAFSVSMHSSGIAAVAGYGGLVDVISEVGSHLCTFGSRGLDK from the exons atggcggcggcggcggcgcaatCTCATCCGGCGTCAATGGACGCGCGAGGGTGGGACGAGGCATCCTACCGCCGCGGCATCCTCCGTGCCCGCGACCTCTCGTCCCGCACCCTCTTCCGTGCCGTCTTCTTCGACCACAGCGACGACCCGGACCCCGACGTCCTACTCGCCGCCGCCTCCAGCGACGGATCCCTCGCCTCATTCTCCCTTTCAACCTGCATCTCCGCCGGCTCCGCTGCCTCCCAG GTGGAGACCGCCGCCGTTCTGGTCGATCCTGTCTGCATCGTGCAGGCGCACAGCGGCCCCGCCTACGACGTCAGGTTCTACCCCGATCCGCAGCAACCGCTGCTCTTCAG CTGCGGGGACGATGGACGCATCAGGGGCTGGAGGTGGCATGAGATGCAGAGCTGCCTTGTCCCGCTCTCCCTGCAAG gggatcatctagaaccagcaCTTGACTTGGTGAACCCTCAGCACGA GGGTCCTTGGGGTGCTCGGTCTCCGATACCTGAAAATAATGCCATTGCAATTAATAAACAG GATGGATCCATTTTGGCAGCAGCGGGTGATGCATGTGCTTACTGCTGGGATGTG GAGACTGGTAAATGTAAAATCACATTCAAGGGGCATGCTGATTATTTGCACAGCGTTGCAGTTCGTGAGTCAAACCGCCAG GTTGTAACAGGATCAGAGGATGGGACAGCTCGTATCTGGG ATTGCAGAAGTGGGAAGTGCATGCAGGTTATACATCCAGTAAAGAGCAAGGCATTTGATAGTTCTTGGGTCAGCTGTGTTGCCATTGATGCAAGTGAAAGTTGGCTG GCCTGTGGCACGTCTAGTGGTATATCAGTTTGGAGTCTTCTCTCAAATGAGTGCATCTTTAATTTGGACTGTCATGCTCCTGTTCAAGATTTATTGTTTGACAAGAATCAA ATTTTGGCAGTTGGTGCTGAACCTGTGCTCTCCCGTCTCACAATAAACGGGACAGTCCTTTCACAAATAAAATGTGCTCCTCAGTCGGCGTTTTCTGTCTCCATGCATTCATCTGGG ATAGCAGCTGTTGCTGGATACGGAGGTCTGGTGGATGTGATCTCAGAAGTTGGGAGCCATCTGTGCACATTCGGTAGCCGGGGCCTAGACAAGTAA
- the LOC110432243 gene encoding uncharacterized protein LOC110432243 isoform X3 produces MESEPPQRWAATYTKQVKQKRKAYQDGALLLYPSSGRLVLLDDAGDTLESRFLRSSEEISAGAALSFQAHLVDVGEPEDGPATYTSSSAPASAAAGSRNARRGGAARARPPSSGRVFPPRVPRTFVNPSKSHGCGDGGQGEAAGSGRADVAESKFQEWTALYTAQLTQRAKKYHDGLVRLVQIGPQAKQIVLLDEDAQVLCSRHLKSGESIESGKKCHFSNYLVDICEAKNQNKEHTSEESMVHTKPMNGKSTSNKMGMGALSKSQKFISPHKFHDLENTDSEVAASSGKQETDNAEAVSADQPGSLIEADSDFKEWNALYTTQLTQKAKKYHDGIIRLMQIGSHARQIVLLDEYGEELGSRYLKSVESVESGKRFQMPNYLIDVCEFRNQKNEPRHSSKEALSQTGLRNEENTSDKQSGKSKSPKFVSPFKCQDLRKRHWESTTSSNRPQIGPTSSNLDAPPNFNDIQRATATNPCPAFGQLSSTRDLPQFHDLQAGCPRSFDRREVGKSTFGNMDHSVRTASQILSIMKPPAEVRISQSAPSGQAHSVASSVSRTAFDVNCRKNSVVDDSNRSFGGRETSGLSHFATQLRSSIQCCLNLETLPRKNSVRDHQWNESSGNNYSTYDDPNIRRPAAFEGLGLAMVDTLASNMPNAKGQKLDSSNQHSGSSSDNVLVMNIVTDTGFQDGGSGTADQPTTQNSSTDGTFDDPPSTSAYTLTCKDPKIQALIDDCPSFDLGF; encoded by the exons ATGGAGTCGGAGCCGCCGCAGCGGTGGGCGGCGACGTACACGAAGCAGGTGAAGCAGAAGCGAAAGGCCTATCAGGACGGTGCCCTCCTCCTGTACCCCTCCTCAGGCCGTCTCGTCCTCCTCGACGACGCCGGCGATACCCTAGAGTCCAGATTCCTCCGCTCCAGCGAGGAAATCTCCGCGGGGGCCGCACTCTCCTTCCAGGCCCACCTCGTCGACGTCGGCGAGCCCGAGGACGGCCCCGCCACGTATACATCCTCCTCCGCCCCCGCCTCCGCCGCTGCTGGTTCCAGGAACGCGCGCCGCGGCGGTGCCGCCAGGGCGCGCCCTCCGAGCTCGGGGAGGGTGTTCCCGCCACGCGTGCCCCGCACGTTTGTGAACCCGTCGAAGAGCCACGGCTGCGGTGATGGAGGCCAAGGTGAAGCAGCGGGCTCTGGTAGAGCCGATGTGGCGGAATCCAAGTTCCAAG AGTGGACCGCGCTTTACACCGCCCAGCTGACTCAGAGGGCGAAAAAGTACCATGATGGCTTGGTGAGGCTTGTGCAAATTGGTCCGCAAGCAAAGCAG ATTGTTTTGCTCGATGAAGATGCCCAAGTACTGTGCAGCAGGCATCTCAAGTCAGGGGAATCCATTGAAAGTGGGAAGAAGTGCCATTTTTCTAATTATCTGGTAGATATTTGTGAGGCCAAAAATCAGAATAAAG AGCATACCTCAGAGGAATCTATGGTGCACACAAAACCAATGAATGGGAAGAGTACAAGTAACAAGATGGGAATGGGTGCATTGAGTAAATCTCAGAAATTTATTAGTCCACATAAATTTCATG atcttgagaacacTGACTCAGAAGTCGCTGCTAGCTCTGGCAAGCAAGAGACTGACAATGCTGAAGCAGTGTCTGCTGACCAACCAGGGAGCCTTATCGAAGCAGATTCAGATTTCAAAG AATGGAATGCCTTGTATACCACCCAACTAACTCAAAAGGCAAAGAAATACCATGATGGCATCATAAGGCTCATGCAAATTGGCTCACACGCAAGGCAG ATTGTTTTGCTGGATGAATATGGTGAAGAGCTTGGCAGCAGATACCTCAAGTCAGTTGAATCTGTTGAAAGTGGGAAGagattccagatgcctaactatcttattgatgtcTGTGAGTTTAGAAATCAGAAGAATG AGCCTAGACACTCTTCGAAGGAGGCTTTGAGTCAGACAGGACTGAGAAATGAAGAGAATACAAGTGACAAACAGAGTGGAAAAAGTAAATCACCAAAGTTTGTTAGTCCATTCAAGTGCCAAG ATCTTCGGAAGCGTCACTGGGAAAGCACTACAAGCTCCAATAGGCCACAGATTGGCCCAACTTCCAGTAACTTGGATGCTCCACCAAATTTCAATG ACATACAGAGGGCCACAGCTACCAATCCTTGTCCTGCATTTGGCCAATTAAGTTCTACCAGGGATCTGCCACAGTTTCATG ATCTTCAGGCAGGATGCCCCAGGAGTTTTGACAGGAGAGAGGTTGGCAAATCAACTTTTGGTAACATGGATCATTCAGTACGAACTG CATCCCAAATACTTTCCATCATGAAGCCCCCAGCAGAAGTCAGAATTTCCCAAAGCGCTCCATCTGGACAAGCACATTCAGTGGCATCTTCTGTGTCAAGGACTGCTTTTGATGTGAATTGTAGAAAAAACTCAGTGGTTGATGATTCAAACAGATCATTTGGTGGTAGGGAGACCTCTGGATTATCTCACTTTGCTACCCAGCTTCGTTCATCCATACAATGTTGTTTGAACTTAGAAACTCTGCCACGAAAGAACTCAGTAAGGGATCATCAATGGAATGAATCATCAGGAAAcaattattcaacttatgatgATCCAAACATCAG GAGACCAGCTGCTTTTGAGGGTCTGGGTTTGGCCATGGTAGATACCTTAGCATCTAACATGCCCAATGCAAAAGGACAGAAACTAGATTCAAGCAATCAGCACTCTGGAAGTTCTAGTG ATAATGTGCTAGTTATGAACATTGTGACAGACACAGGATTTCAAGATGGCGGAAGTGGAACAGCAGACCAG CCAACCACACAGAACAGTTCAACGGATGGGACATTTGATGACCCCCCATCGACATCTGCTTACACCCTGACATGTAAAGACCCCAAGATCCAGGCACTAATTGATGATTGCCCTTCTTTTGACCTTGGCTTCTAA
- the LOC110432919 gene encoding uncharacterized protein LOC110432919 isoform X1, translated as MSPPCAAHRRPPSPPFPRWLLLLPEPPKNDDCHFFLHFEYWIFQTLKIESLGQSNSCTHLQHFSMLPKAIFLLWIQRLASLADLGTTFCQSCIDHLPSAVHHFSV; from the exons ATGTCGCCCCCATGTGCGGCGCACCGACGGCCCCCTTCCCCTCCGTTCCCGCGCTG GCTATTGTTGCTTCCTGAACCGCCAAAG AATGATGATTGCCATTTTTTCCTTCACTTTGAATATTGGATCTTCCAAACTTTGAAGATTGAGAGTTTGGGTCAATCAAATTCTTGCACCCACCTTCAGCATTTTAGCATGCTACCGAAGGCTATCTTTTTATTGTGGATTCAGAG GTTGGCCTCCCTTGCCGACCTAGGGACAACATTTTGTCAATCCTGTATAGACCACCTTCCAAGTGCAGTTCATCATTTCA GTGTTTAA